From the genome of Nicotiana sylvestris chromosome 1, ASM39365v2, whole genome shotgun sequence:
GGTGTTCTAACATCCGCGTTGAGGTTAATTACCAAAGCAGCATTTGAAAATTCAAAGGATGGTCTACGAAACGGTGCAAGTATGTCTTATTCTTATCTTGATACAATTATAGGTTTTTTCTTTTTAATCTATGTTGCTTGTTGCAAATGATCCAAATTGCTGAAGACAAACACAAAACAACTTATAGACAGACCTGGGCTTATATTCTGCTAGCTACCGTTAATATTATTTTGAATAATCAAATATTCAGTCTATTGCTATGTTTTTCTCTATCCCCTAATAAGCATCATAAATATTCTGCAATTATCTGCTGCAGTTCTGTTCTTCTCTGTATCTACATTCTTTGAGCTGCTTTGTGTCCTCCTATATGCATTTGTCTTCCCAAAGCTGCCGATAGTGAAGTACTATCGTGCAAAAGCAGCTTCAGAGGGATCAAAGACTGTTGCGGGTGACCTTGCTGCAGGGGGAGTTTTCAAACATGAAGGATCAGAAACAAAGGTTTTTTACTTTTCTGAAATCTATTGGGCATTGTACCTTGTGTTTAGTGCTATCAACACAGTGCTAATACTTCTGATCTTGTGTTAACTCCATTGTAGAGTAAGCATGGTCCTGAACATGTGGAGCGACTTAACAACAAACAATTGTTATTACAAAACATAGACTATGCAATAGATTTGTTTCTTATATACGCTCTAACATTATCAATTTTCCCGGGATTCTTGTCTGAGGATACTGGATCTCACAGCTTAGGATCATGGTTGGTTTCCCACTTACTTCAAGCTATTGTACTCGATAAATGTGCAGTGACTCATTTACAGTCTAATATTTGCATGAAACTCATTCTAACATTTGTATCTATTTTCAATCCATCGCGATATGTAGGTATGCACTTGTCCTTATTGCAATGTATAACGTGTGGGATCTCATAGGAAGATACGTGCCATTAATCAAATGCTTAAAACTGGAATCGCGGAAAGGGCTCATGTTGGTGATTCTCTTGAGGTTTCTACTTATCCCTGCCTTCTACTTCACAGCCAAATATGGTGATCAGGGCTGGATGATTATGCTCACATCGTTCTTGGGACTAAGTAACGGCTACCTCACAGTCTGTGTCCTCACTTCTGCACCAAAAGGTTACAAGGTTTGTTAATTCTCTAACTAGTTATCTTTAAAGCCACTACATTCTTGTATATCATACATTGATTAATAGCAATATATTTTGGGTTTATGCTCTTATAGGGACCAGAGCAGAATGCCTTGGGAAATCTTTTAGTCTTGTTTCTTTTAGGAGGCATATTTGCTGGTGTAACTCTAGATTGGTTGTGGCTTATAGGCAAAGGTTGGTAAGTATCATATCAGCTACTTTTCAAAGTTCAGATTTTCTTCATTTAATCTCAACAGAGGTGTCTCTCATCTAATTTCATCCAATGTAAATAGCCATGATGCTATGTTCGCCAGTACCATAGCGGTGGTTTTTCTTCTTGTTGATTgatggtttttttttttggttaatttcCTTATGCATTAATTTGTCCTTCGTTCTTAAGGCTATAGTTGTGTTGATTATCATTAAATGGAATGGAATTATGATAGACCTATTTTCAATTAGCTGAACCTTGTatacattttgtttcttttaatttCCTCTAATGGAGTACAAAGACATTATATGAACTTAATTCGCATATTTCCAATATAGCGTTCACAAAATACATCCCTGAAAAGTGAAAACGCTCGCATTCATCAACTTAATTAACCACATTCTTTGGATTGAGTTATTTTAAAAGCATGCCTCCGCCACGTGCAATtactttgtttttttcttcttctttttttaaagcGCATTAACTGGGAGGTGACAATTCCCAATTATAAAAGACTTTAAGCAATAGGTGAGAAAAAAAAGAGACTTTAATTAGTACTATGTATTAGATGTGTGCTGAAAAGTTGACTTTTATCACttaattaataaaaattacactgtatatttTTTAATTAGTATTTCTATTGGCTTGGTACAACCTTCAAGTGTGTACTTTAATTCATAATTAGCATTACTGGAGGTTTGGTGCAACTTCCATTGCAAGCAGATTCTTTTTATCACAAGTATTCACAACTCCCAATTAGTGTGCAAGTTTACACTAGACATGTTAAGTGGGCTGGTCAGGGCCAAAGTCGGTCCATTAAGGAATGAATCCCAGGCAACTTGCTTTAATGGTACTACTCAATTAAATGTGATAGTATTAAAGCTTAATTAAGTACACTTAGTATTTTTTATTAAGAAATCACGTTCATATTACTCGAATCTTTGATTACCTTCTGGTGCCTATGACTTGGAAAAACAATTTGTGTTCAAAAGAATTTCTGAGGCCATaatgtcttttctttatttcttagtaCTAGTATGCGATGGCCCGTGAGCGTGAAACTTGGAACAATTATATCTGATAATTTTGTTAGTATGAAATTATAGGTGATAAAAACTTCATTGCTCAGAGAGCATCTTTTCTGTTGTCATTTTTGTGGGTATGGGGGTTGGGTGAGGTAAGAGGTTTAATGTTTTAATTTTATACCAGTTAttaattttagtggaagtttgtattttatttatttgcaAGGAAAAATGCTTTTTCCATCCCTCGATTAGATTGGTATATCAGATCTACTTTAAACTACTAACCATTAAAATTAAGGAATTGGTCAAATATATTTGATAATCAATAGCATCAAGAAAAACATCTATGAAGATGGACTACTACAGGTATATTGAGTGTCAAACAACGGTCTGTCAATCACAATTTAAAATTTTACTTTCAGAATTCTTTTAGAATTTATATTTTTATCTGAATAAGTTTTAGAAAAAAGGATGAAAAGAGTACCTTCTTGCAATACTGAAGAGGATATGGACAATCTGATATACATTTTTGCAACCTCATTTTCATCCATGCAAATGCTCTCTTCTAGAGTATCCACGTAAGTGCCTAATGTGTTTATGAAAATAACAATTAAAGagattgttttaaaaaatatagttACTTGTTGGATTTAGAAGTGTAGTACTAATTagcaaatattttttaaattattttttattgtaAAATGATTTTGTTAACAATGGATTTCTTATATAAGCAGTATACCAAAGAGTAGAGAGCTCTCACAAAAATATAGTTCCCTAATCACCAAATGTTCTATACAGACTAGAACCTCATGAGTGCACCAAACGAAACTAAAAGAGGATATTCCTCATATGTACGAAGTCAGTCTCTATACAGTCAAAGACTTTTTTACCCCTCTCCACAGGACACACACTAATGCAATTGGAGCAACATCCCATATCTTGTGTCTTCTTTACttcttttttgataaggtaaaatTTTATTAACAAAAGGTACCAAATTACAAACAACCAACAGATATCACAACATGGCAACTATATTCCTCCCAATTCCTCTAGAAAAATCATATACTGTTCCATATTTTCCATAGCATACTTCCTACACCagaaaaataaatttaataaATAACTATTTTTAATCCTGGAAACATGCTGCCTTTCCCCTTCAGGGAAAATCTTGTTTCTTTCCAACCATATTGTCTAGAGCACACATAGAGGAATTGTTCTCCATACTATCTGTTGGCTTTTTGCTATTTTTTGATGTTGCCAAGTCTCCAACAGACTCCTGACATTAGAGGCCATAACCCAGTTGACATCATATATATTTAGGAAGAGCTCCAACACTGTCTTGCCACTTTGCAATGAATGAA
Proteins encoded in this window:
- the LOC104227916 gene encoding equilibrative nucleotide transporter 3-like isoform X1 translates to MAEDNRVPVKLEGKYAAMLVCWLLGNGCLFSWNSMLTIEDYYVYLFPDYHPSRVLTLIYQPFALGTLAILAYNEAKMNTRKRNLFGYSLFFISTLLVLVLDLATSGKGGLGTFIGICAISGAFGVADAHVQGGMIGDLAYMLPEFIQSFLAGLAASGVLTSALRLITKAAFENSKDGLRNGAILFFSVSTFFELLCVLLYAFVFPKLPIVKYYRAKAASEGSKTVAGDLAAGGVFKHEGSETKSKHGPEHVERLNNKQLLLQNIDYAIDLFLIYALTLSIFPGFLSEDTGSHSLGSWYALVLIAMYNVWDLIGRYVPLIKCLKLESRKGLMLVILLRFLLIPAFYFTAKYGDQGWMIMLTSFLGLSNGYLTVCVLTSAPKGYKGPEQNALGNLLVLFLLGGIFAGVTLDWLWLIGKGW
- the LOC104227916 gene encoding equilibrative nucleotide transporter 3-like isoform X2, with product MGASFLGIDYHPSRVLTLIYQPFALGTLAILAYNEAKMNTRKRNLFGYSLFFISTLLVLVLDLATSGKGGLGTFIGICAISGAFGVADAHVQGGMIGDLAYMLPEFIQSFLAGLAASGVLTSALRLITKAAFENSKDGLRNGAILFFSVSTFFELLCVLLYAFVFPKLPIVKYYRAKAASEGSKTVAGDLAAGGVFKHEGSETKSKHGPEHVERLNNKQLLLQNIDYAIDLFLIYALTLSIFPGFLSEDTGSHSLGSWYALVLIAMYNVWDLIGRYVPLIKCLKLESRKGLMLVILLRFLLIPAFYFTAKYGDQGWMIMLTSFLGLSNGYLTVCVLTSAPKGYKGPEQNALGNLLVLFLLGGIFAGVTLDWLWLIGKGW